The following proteins are encoded in a genomic region of Desulfuromonas acetoxidans DSM 684:
- a CDS encoding GSU2203 family decaheme c-type cytochrome, translating to MRRKFNTKASWLVKALPLLLILGACATGSIREKVLTLPVIEGACYVGQETCADCHDDMAGDMFATSTSAEGFAKTIHGRLATWELMGAEKGCESCHGPGSQHVDNDGDTEMILRPAELLSDEASAICAKCHTDGKLMDYTHSAHALSDVGCVDCHSIHDGEGKFSLKMEDPELCYSCHQEEQAKSHFPSSHPLAEGKMNCSSCHNTHGAVGESLNTDERLNDLCLNCHTRYQGPFVFGHAPVEDDCTICHDPHGSVANNLLVQNEPFLCLQCHEGHFHILRNSAQTPGSPAGTIATVPGMTETANPHGTEGFQTSFGTKCSTCHKVVHGSDYPSQPLSGHGLTR from the coding sequence ATGCGAAGGAAGTTCAACACCAAGGCCTCATGGCTGGTGAAGGCTCTTCCCCTGCTACTCATCCTTGGCGCTTGCGCCACAGGAAGTATCCGGGAAAAAGTACTGACCCTGCCTGTGATCGAAGGTGCATGCTACGTCGGTCAAGAGACCTGCGCAGACTGCCACGACGACATGGCCGGCGACATGTTCGCCACCTCTACATCGGCTGAAGGCTTCGCCAAGACCATTCACGGTCGCCTGGCAACCTGGGAGCTGATGGGCGCGGAAAAAGGCTGCGAATCCTGCCACGGTCCCGGCAGCCAGCACGTTGATAACGATGGCGACACTGAGATGATTCTGCGCCCTGCAGAACTGCTCTCTGACGAAGCATCGGCAATCTGCGCCAAATGTCACACCGACGGCAAACTGATGGACTACACCCACAGTGCTCACGCTCTGAGCGATGTCGGTTGTGTCGACTGCCACAGCATCCATGACGGCGAAGGCAAATTCAGCCTGAAGATGGAAGATCCTGAGCTGTGCTACAGCTGCCACCAGGAAGAGCAGGCAAAATCACACTTCCCTTCCAGCCATCCTTTGGCTGAAGGCAAGATGAACTGCTCCAGCTGCCACAACACTCACGGTGCTGTTGGTGAGTCCCTGAACACGGATGAGCGTCTTAACGATCTGTGCTTGAACTGCCATACGCGTTACCAAGGCCCCTTTGTCTTCGGCCATGCACCGGTTGAAGATGATTGCACCATCTGCCACGACCCCCACGGCAGTGTTGCAAACAACCTGTTGGTACAAAACGAGCCGTTCCTGTGCCTGCAATGCCATGAAGGTCACTTCCACATTCTGCGCAACTCTGCCCAGACACCAGGAAGCCCGGCTGGCACCATCGCAACAGTTCCAGGTATGACGGAAACTGCAAACCCCCATGGAACTGAGGGTTTCCAGACATCATTCGGCACCAAGTGCTCAACCTGTCACAAGGTTGTCCACGGCAGTGACTATCCGTCCCAGCCACTCAGTGGCCACGGCCTGACTCGTTAA
- a CDS encoding GSU2204 family CXXCH-containing (seleno)protein encodes MKQSRLWLLALMSVLAMLATATVAAAEGDEAHLSGSWELGMSAVTTKDNAARVNEFATVHKDDGVALAPKLDLEFEKGSFLLEVESEVNGARDQQHALEIDAGRIFKLGSEYSVMQHWKDHETLDQMGATAREDTGGSQPSVTTDKIFADLAEIGVTSVGGVTLNYDAAEAYAQELDNEYIVTRKEWKNEAELTLPQLPNVTFKAGIRIETREGMEQAIGLSKCDGCHVSAVGKDIDEITEEYTFGATGKFGILTVDYEYLTRYFDEDSTTPTRYYEDAGNPSAADQLIYEAGDLELNRTPDSEKETHMIKARVDLPRNTSITASYVKSEVDSSKSETQTDYQLLDGDTLTTEYESFGAKLATKFNKMISLSLRGSYYEIEADDNEIYYQAREDSARYDADPALSLLPFGASDEYHSAEEREVTDAGADVVIRLAKATTLRLGYEYEEVERVEEELGETETHSFKAALKTRLSNKLSGRISYTYQDIDDPFGGEDVTGIAQGIGTEDPLGSGLWYLDTADYYGIENNSATAVWYWNSVYPNRTMDATTEPDTVHETKLSTTWAPSANMAATLFARVRYEENDDVEYEQTTYVPGVTFWYAPSDKLNLTMSYTFNNQDTENRACVGWYHGUANAVSSAQFGSICDIVEYESQVHTVSFTADYQATEKLNLNASVVYNKADDEWDWDFYERASLIMGGGAYNYDSVDQNNLIDEYSDLSYEQYEITLGATYNFSDAFYTKISGTYDIFESDEMYVYGDEDGDSYTGYVAFGYSF; translated from the coding sequence ATGAAGCAAAGCCGATTGTGGCTGCTTGCATTGATGTCCGTCCTGGCGATGCTGGCCACTGCCACTGTGGCAGCAGCTGAAGGTGACGAAGCCCACCTGTCCGGTTCTTGGGAACTAGGCATGAGTGCTGTCACCACCAAGGACAATGCAGCACGTGTAAATGAATTCGCAACAGTCCATAAGGATGACGGGGTTGCTCTGGCACCGAAACTGGACTTGGAATTTGAAAAAGGTTCTTTCCTGCTGGAAGTCGAGAGTGAAGTTAATGGCGCTCGCGATCAGCAGCATGCTCTGGAAATCGACGCAGGTCGTATTTTCAAACTCGGCAGCGAGTACAGTGTTATGCAACACTGGAAGGATCATGAAACGTTGGACCAGATGGGCGCCACCGCCCGTGAGGACACCGGCGGTTCCCAGCCTTCTGTAACGACCGATAAAATCTTTGCCGACCTGGCCGAGATTGGTGTTACCTCAGTCGGTGGCGTTACCCTGAACTATGATGCTGCTGAAGCTTACGCTCAAGAGCTGGATAACGAGTATATCGTGACCCGCAAAGAGTGGAAAAACGAAGCAGAACTGACTCTGCCCCAACTGCCTAACGTGACGTTCAAGGCAGGCATTCGCATTGAAACACGCGAGGGCATGGAACAAGCCATCGGCCTGTCCAAGTGTGACGGTTGTCACGTTTCTGCCGTTGGCAAAGACATCGATGAGATCACTGAAGAGTACACCTTCGGCGCTACCGGTAAATTCGGTATCCTGACCGTGGACTATGAGTACCTCACGCGTTACTTTGACGAAGACAGCACCACCCCGACCCGCTACTACGAAGATGCTGGCAACCCCTCTGCGGCAGACCAGCTGATTTATGAAGCGGGCGACCTGGAGCTCAACCGTACGCCTGACTCTGAAAAAGAGACACACATGATCAAGGCGCGCGTTGATCTGCCCCGCAACACCAGCATCACTGCAAGCTATGTTAAATCTGAAGTAGACAGCTCCAAGTCGGAAACTCAAACCGACTACCAACTGCTTGACGGCGACACGCTGACCACCGAGTACGAATCTTTCGGTGCCAAGCTGGCCACCAAGTTCAACAAAATGATCAGCCTGTCCCTGCGCGGTTCTTACTATGAGATCGAAGCAGACGACAACGAGATCTACTATCAGGCCCGCGAAGATTCTGCTCGCTACGACGCTGACCCCGCTCTGTCCCTGCTGCCTTTCGGTGCAAGCGACGAGTACCACTCTGCTGAAGAACGCGAAGTCACTGACGCTGGTGCTGACGTAGTTATCCGTCTGGCTAAAGCCACCACTTTGCGCCTGGGCTACGAGTACGAAGAAGTTGAGCGCGTTGAAGAAGAGCTGGGCGAAACTGAAACCCACAGCTTCAAAGCTGCTCTGAAAACTCGCCTGAGCAACAAGCTGTCCGGCCGCATCAGCTACACTTACCAGGATATTGATGATCCGTTCGGTGGTGAAGACGTTACCGGTATTGCCCAAGGTATCGGCACTGAGGATCCCCTCGGTTCCGGCCTGTGGTACCTCGACACAGCAGACTACTACGGCATCGAGAACAACAGCGCCACGGCAGTATGGTACTGGAATAGCGTCTATCCCAACCGTACTATGGATGCCACAACGGAGCCTGATACGGTTCACGAAACCAAGCTGAGCACCACTTGGGCACCGTCTGCCAACATGGCAGCCACCCTGTTTGCCCGCGTTCGCTACGAAGAGAACGACGACGTAGAATACGAGCAGACGACTTATGTTCCCGGCGTTACCTTCTGGTATGCCCCGAGCGACAAACTCAACCTCACCATGTCGTACACTTTCAACAACCAGGACACTGAAAACCGTGCCTGCGTTGGCTGGTACCATGGCTGAGCGAACGCAGTTTCTTCGGCCCAGTTTGGGTCGATCTGTGACATCGTTGAGTATGAGTCCCAAGTACACACTGTTTCTTTCACTGCCGACTATCAGGCGACAGAAAAGCTCAACCTCAACGCCAGCGTTGTGTACAACAAAGCTGACGACGAATGGGATTGGGATTTCTATGAGCGCGCTTCCCTCATCATGGGTGGCGGTGCGTACAACTACGATTCTGTAGACCAGAACAACCTGATCGACGAGTACTCTGACCTCTCATACGAGCAGTACGAGATCACTCTCGGCGCCACTTACAACTTCTCCGATGCCTTCTATACGAAGATTTCGGGTACCTACGACATCTTCGAATCTGATGAGATGTATGTCTACGGTGATGAAGATGGTGATTCCTATACGGGTTATGTAGCCTTCGGTTACAGCTTCTAA
- a CDS encoding alpha/beta fold hydrolase has translation MGGRLILLPGLAADERMYQGINCSCRELVTPRLLIPRRQETMACYARRHVEALDVAADDVVGGCSFGSLVASEIARQHPCRGLVLLSGAVSSQAVVSKGQQLNRWATWIPYPVIRHILTRRWFLQRVFGGGTEAQLALGRTMILEAPAQLVREGGRLAVSYFPQQDIAVPVFALHGAQDQVIRPPQLSELELLDEAGHGMVVSHANTVSQFLDRCCQELF, from the coding sequence ATGGGCGGACGTCTTATTTTGCTTCCCGGCTTGGCAGCGGATGAACGGATGTATCAAGGGATTAACTGCTCGTGTCGTGAACTGGTGACGCCGCGACTTCTCATTCCTCGGCGGCAGGAAACCATGGCCTGCTATGCCCGACGTCATGTTGAGGCGCTGGATGTCGCTGCCGATGATGTGGTCGGTGGCTGTTCGTTTGGCAGCCTGGTGGCCAGTGAAATTGCCCGCCAGCACCCCTGCCGGGGGCTGGTTTTACTCAGTGGCGCAGTCTCGTCACAAGCGGTTGTCTCAAAAGGGCAGCAGTTGAATCGCTGGGCGACGTGGATCCCCTATCCTGTGATTCGGCATATTCTGACTCGTCGTTGGTTTTTGCAGCGCGTGTTTGGTGGTGGAACTGAGGCGCAGTTGGCGCTGGGTCGGACGATGATTCTCGAAGCACCTGCACAGCTCGTACGAGAGGGTGGGCGGCTGGCGGTCAGCTATTTTCCTCAACAGGATATTGCGGTTCCGGTTTTTGCCCTTCATGGAGCTCAGGACCAGGTGATTCGCCCGCCGCAGTTATCTGAGCTGGAACTTCTTGATGAGGCCGGCCACGGCATGGTAGTGAGTCATGCCAACACGGTATCGCAGTTTCTTGACAGATGCTGTCAGGAGCTGTTTTGA
- a CDS encoding FeoA family protein, with translation MSASIRLLQVHDKATITSVTAPGEMGRRLRDMGLVPGTEIEIIGRAPLKDPVALRLRGFTLTLRNNEADYIHVAKKDSN, from the coding sequence ATGAGCGCATCTATCCGTTTGTTACAAGTTCACGATAAAGCAACCATCACTTCGGTCACGGCTCCGGGGGAAATGGGACGCCGCCTGCGCGACATGGGGCTTGTTCCCGGCACTGAAATTGAAATTATCGGTCGCGCACCACTGAAAGACCCCGTCGCCTTGCGCTTACGCGGTTTCACTCTGACACTACGTAACAACGAGGCCGATTATATCCACGTCGCCAAGAAAGATTCGAACTGA
- the feoB gene encoding ferrous iron transport protein B: protein MQSCHVAFAGNPNAGKTTLFNNVTGSRQHVGNYPGITVERKEGRLIHQETELNIVDLPGCYSLTAYTQEELVARQVLVEERPELVVNVVDATKLERHLYLTIQFMELGAPILLALNMMDDVRNKGMSIDLKKLAKGMGCPVVGTVARSGEGKPELLDRIIEAAEDQSTWQPLQISYGPDIDPVLETLITAIEQHQFLTQRYPSRWLAIKYLEDDEQIIEQGRKENPSIADELNSIVENLRDHCAKTLNSFPEAIIADYRYGFIHSLLKRGIVTYPEDVERMDLTDNLDKVLTHKVFGPALMMILLYLMFQITFTLGDYPLQALEFLFSWLGRTVGGWLPDGGYLQSLVVSGVIDGVGGVLSFVPLIVIMFIMIAFLEDCGYMARVAYMMDKIFRTFGLHGSSVMPFIISGGIAGGCAVPGVMAARTLRSPREKLATILTAPFMPCGAKIPVFLLLIGAFFAEYRPLIMFGITLTAWAMALLVARLLRSTLIRGESTPFVMELPPYRWPTLQGILIHTWERTWEYIKKAGTVILAISILLWLAMTFPRPDHTQTESFNLQRSQLQQQLRHANTTEQVAQLEGQLTEISRRQSLEALKSSAAGQLGKMLEPISSWAGFNWRTNIALIGGVAAKEVIVSTLGTAYSLGEVDSDEPTSLIDRIAKDNDWNRISAISAILFVLLYAPCFVTIVVMARETSWRWACFALFFNTAIAFGLATLVYQTGLRLF, encoded by the coding sequence ATGCAATCCTGCCACGTCGCATTTGCCGGCAACCCGAATGCCGGCAAAACGACCTTATTCAATAATGTCACCGGGTCACGGCAACATGTTGGCAATTACCCCGGCATCACCGTCGAGCGCAAAGAAGGCCGCCTGATTCATCAGGAGACCGAACTCAATATCGTTGACCTGCCCGGATGTTACTCATTGACAGCCTACACCCAGGAAGAACTGGTTGCCCGTCAAGTTCTGGTAGAGGAACGCCCTGAACTGGTAGTCAATGTCGTTGATGCTACGAAACTTGAACGGCACCTTTACCTGACCATTCAATTTATGGAGCTTGGTGCGCCAATCCTCCTGGCGCTGAACATGATGGACGATGTCCGCAACAAGGGAATGTCCATTGACCTGAAAAAGCTGGCCAAAGGCATGGGCTGTCCAGTGGTCGGCACCGTGGCCCGCAGTGGAGAAGGAAAGCCGGAACTGCTCGACCGCATTATCGAAGCGGCGGAAGACCAGTCTACCTGGCAACCATTGCAAATTTCCTACGGCCCGGACATTGATCCGGTGCTGGAAACACTCATCACCGCAATCGAGCAGCACCAGTTTCTGACCCAGCGCTATCCGTCACGATGGTTGGCCATCAAATACCTCGAAGACGATGAGCAAATCATTGAACAGGGCCGCAAAGAAAACCCATCCATTGCCGACGAACTCAACAGTATTGTTGAAAATCTACGTGACCACTGTGCAAAAACGTTAAACTCGTTTCCCGAAGCGATCATTGCCGACTACCGTTACGGTTTCATCCATTCTCTACTGAAACGGGGCATTGTCACCTACCCCGAAGATGTTGAACGGATGGACCTGACCGATAACCTGGACAAGGTTCTGACCCATAAGGTTTTCGGCCCCGCCTTGATGATGATCTTGCTCTACCTGATGTTTCAGATCACATTCACACTGGGGGACTATCCTCTTCAAGCCCTTGAATTTCTGTTTTCATGGCTGGGCAGAACTGTTGGTGGCTGGCTGCCGGACGGCGGCTACCTGCAATCGCTTGTGGTCTCCGGCGTTATCGACGGCGTTGGCGGTGTCCTGAGCTTTGTCCCGCTCATTGTCATCATGTTTATCATGATCGCGTTCCTCGAAGATTGCGGCTACATGGCCCGGGTGGCCTACATGATGGACAAGATCTTTCGCACGTTTGGCTTGCACGGCAGCTCAGTCATGCCGTTTATCATCTCCGGCGGCATTGCCGGTGGATGCGCCGTTCCAGGCGTTATGGCGGCACGCACCTTACGCAGTCCCCGCGAAAAATTAGCCACCATCCTGACCGCTCCGTTTATGCCTTGCGGCGCCAAAATTCCGGTTTTTTTATTGCTGATTGGAGCATTCTTTGCCGAATACCGGCCTCTGATCATGTTCGGAATCACGCTGACGGCCTGGGCCATGGCATTGCTGGTTGCTCGGCTACTGCGATCAACCCTGATCCGCGGCGAATCAACGCCGTTTGTCATGGAACTTCCTCCGTACCGCTGGCCGACACTGCAGGGGATACTGATCCACACGTGGGAACGAACCTGGGAATACATCAAGAAAGCCGGCACCGTCATTCTGGCGATCTCCATTCTGCTCTGGCTGGCCATGACCTTCCCCCGCCCCGACCACACCCAAACCGAATCCTTTAACCTTCAACGGAGCCAACTGCAACAGCAGTTGAGGCATGCGAATACCACAGAGCAAGTTGCCCAGTTAGAAGGTCAACTCACAGAGATTTCACGCCGTCAAAGCCTTGAGGCTCTAAAGTCCTCTGCTGCCGGCCAACTCGGAAAAATGCTTGAGCCGATCAGTTCCTGGGCCGGGTTTAACTGGCGGACCAATATCGCACTGATCGGTGGCGTCGCCGCTAAAGAAGTGATCGTTTCAACTCTGGGAACAGCCTATTCCCTTGGCGAAGTTGATTCCGACGAGCCTACCAGCCTGATTGACCGCATCGCCAAAGACAACGACTGGAACCGCATCAGTGCCATCAGTGCCATTTTGTTTGTACTGCTTTACGCCCCCTGCTTTGTCACGATTGTTGTTATGGCGCGCGAAACCTCATGGCGCTGGGCCTGTTTTGCTCTGTTTTTCAATACCGCCATCGCTTTTGGTCTAGCTACTCTGGTTTACCAGACAGGCCTGCGTCTTTTCTGA
- a CDS encoding DUF362 domain-containing protein, producing MAYEITEDCTSCGACEDSCPVEAISEGSDKYVIDADTCTDCGACADACPVGAIVEG from the coding sequence ATGGCTTACGAAATCACTGAAGATTGCACCAGCTGCGGTGCATGTGAAGACAGCTGCCCGGTAGAGGCTATCTCTGAGGGTTCTGACAAGTACGTTATCGACGCTGACACCTGCACTGACTGTGGTGCATGTGCTGATGCTTGCCCGGTAGGCGCAATCGTCGAAGGCTAA
- a CDS encoding cold-shock protein, with the protein MAQGSVKWFNDAKGFGFIEQDGGPDVFVHFSAIQGDGFKSLAEGDRVEFEITDGQKGPQAANVIKL; encoded by the coding sequence ATGGCACAAGGTTCAGTAAAGTGGTTCAATGACGCAAAAGGATTTGGTTTCATTGAGCAAGATGGTGGTCCGGATGTATTTGTTCACTTTTCAGCGATCCAAGGCGACGGCTTCAAATCCCTCGCTGAAGGCGATCGCGTCGAATTCGAAATTACTGATGGCCAGAAAGGCCCTCAAGCAGCTAACGTCATCAAGCTGTAA
- the serA gene encoding phosphoglycerate dehydrogenase: protein MTFLQVLISDNFSSAGLKLFDEAEGITADYQPGITHDNLLKIINNYDALIVRGGTTVSEELIFAAKRLKIIARAGIGVENIAMDAANIKGIVVTNTPLGSTTTIAEHAIAMMMSLARLIPQAHESMSQGKWQSTEFLGSDINDKTLGVIGGGKIGRRVIEYARGLHMHVNLYDPYLSEEVITRLGASKVSLEDLLSTADFISLHLPLTLETEQILNAETFAMVKPGCRLINCALGGLINEDDLVNALTDGTFAGAALDTFATEPPAPDNRLLHMDNVICTPHLRAATVDAQTNVTVQAAHQVIDFLTNKTVRNALNVPSISIDHLEAMRPYLDMAERMGLFLAQLLHMPFNAITIEYSGDLTSHPMEPMTMTLLKGFLTPIIGNRINYVNATHVVRERGITVTETRRNVADGFSNMIELIVSGEQGSQSVRGAIFNNRECRIIGVDDYAIETIPSGHLLVVRNLDRPGVIALLGRLLAEAEINVAMMNLSRQKSTGDAMSLVTVDHKIPEQVMEELRRHDSILSAVQIDLP from the coding sequence GTGACCTTCTTGCAAGTTCTCATTTCAGACAACTTTTCCTCTGCCGGTTTAAAGCTTTTCGACGAGGCTGAAGGCATCACTGCAGACTATCAACCCGGTATCACCCACGACAATCTTCTGAAAATCATCAACAACTATGATGCTTTGATCGTTCGCGGCGGCACCACGGTCAGCGAAGAACTGATCTTTGCCGCCAAGCGGCTGAAAATTATCGCCCGCGCTGGCATCGGCGTTGAGAACATCGCCATGGACGCGGCCAACATAAAGGGCATCGTTGTCACCAACACCCCACTGGGGAGCACCACAACAATTGCCGAGCATGCCATCGCAATGATGATGTCCCTAGCTCGCCTGATTCCTCAAGCCCATGAATCAATGAGCCAAGGGAAATGGCAGTCAACAGAATTCCTCGGTTCGGATATCAACGATAAAACACTCGGTGTCATCGGCGGCGGAAAAATTGGCCGTCGTGTCATTGAATACGCTCGCGGCCTGCATATGCATGTCAACCTTTACGATCCCTATCTTTCCGAAGAGGTGATTACGCGACTGGGGGCCAGTAAAGTCTCACTTGAAGATCTTTTATCAACGGCGGATTTCATCTCGCTCCACCTGCCGCTGACACTGGAAACGGAACAGATCCTCAACGCCGAAACGTTTGCCATGGTTAAACCCGGCTGCCGTTTGATCAACTGCGCCCTTGGGGGTCTGATCAATGAAGACGATCTGGTCAACGCACTGACAGATGGGACCTTTGCCGGTGCAGCGCTTGATACCTTTGCAACGGAACCCCCGGCACCGGACAACCGGTTGTTACACATGGACAATGTCATCTGCACACCACATCTGCGGGCAGCGACAGTGGATGCCCAGACCAACGTGACGGTCCAGGCGGCCCACCAAGTGATTGACTTTCTCACCAATAAAACCGTGCGCAACGCCCTGAACGTTCCATCCATCAGCATTGACCACCTTGAGGCCATGCGCCCCTATCTCGACATGGCTGAACGCATGGGACTATTTCTCGCTCAACTATTGCACATGCCGTTTAATGCCATCACCATTGAATACAGCGGCGACCTCACCAGCCACCCGATGGAACCGATGACAATGACGCTGCTCAAGGGCTTTCTCACTCCAATCATCGGCAACCGGATTAACTATGTCAACGCCACTCATGTTGTACGGGAACGGGGAATAACTGTCACTGAAACGCGCAGAAATGTTGCCGACGGCTTCTCGAACATGATAGAGTTGATCGTTTCGGGAGAACAGGGAAGCCAATCGGTGCGCGGCGCCATCTTTAACAACCGTGAGTGCCGCATTATCGGTGTGGATGATTATGCCATTGAGACGATTCCGAGCGGGCACCTTCTGGTGGTCCGCAACCTGGACCGTCCCGGCGTAATCGCCCTGCTCGGACGCTTATTGGCAGAAGCTGAGATCAATGTCGCGATGATGAATTTATCACGACAAAAATCCACCGGGGACGCCATGAGCCTGGTCACTGTGGATCACAAAATCCCAGAACAGGTCATGGAAGAATTGCGTCGACACGACAGCATTCTCTCCGCCGTTCAGATTGATCTCCCATAA